Proteins from one Rosa chinensis cultivar Old Blush chromosome 7, RchiOBHm-V2, whole genome shotgun sequence genomic window:
- the LOC112179529 gene encoding KRR1 small subunit processome component homolog isoform X2, producing MEICAGHKSEMLCPNSDHMELEKSEVTSFTESFSKYHIPKLKDAWPQVESALQEHGISYTLNLAELYMTVSTTPRTEDPDIIHRAREIIVLLSKTTVPTYVVINILNGYMHHDHIKTGYQEGGLAAIHGIKKERFAKRRTRFLENLKVHKVLCYVFRSSRQMEKGMKG from the exons ATGGAGATCTGCGCCGGTCACAAATCGGAGATGCTGTGCCCTAACTCCGACCACATGGAGTTGGAAAAGTCTGAAGTGACCTCCTTCACCGAGTCATTCTCCAAATACCACA TACCCAAGTTGAAAGATGCTTGGCCACAGGTGGAATCGGCTTTACAAGAGCATGGAATTTCTTACACACTCAATCTG GCTGAGCTTTACATGACTGTCTCAACCACCCCAAGGACCGAAGATCCAGACATCATTCACAGGGCTAGGGAGATTATTGTGCTTCTGTCCAAAACTACTGTTCCAACATATGTG GTAATCAATATACTGAATGGCTATATGCATCATGACCACATCAAAACTGGGTATCAAGAAGGTGGGCTTGCCGCAATTCATGGGATCAAGAAG GAGCGATTTGCTAAACGGAGGACCAGATTCTTGGAAAACTTAAAGGTACATAAAGTCCTATGTTATGTCTTTCGATCTTCTAGACAAATGGAAAAAGGAATGAAGGGATAA